Within Spinacia oleracea cultivar Varoflay chromosome 4, BTI_SOV_V1, whole genome shotgun sequence, the genomic segment AGAATCATCATACAAAATATCAATGCTATTCCTAGCTATCCTCTCCTTCATTGCACTGAAAAAGAATTTAGAGTTAGAATCTCCTACTTGCAACCACTGAATTCTTGCTTTCTGTCTATATGCACTCTCCTGAATATGCAAAAACTTCTTAAGAGTCTCACTACAATCCCTCTCACTTTGTTGCACATTACTATCAGTAGGGCAAGAAGCTAACTGGATCTGAATTTGACCCAAATCAGCCCTTAACCCCTCAATTCTCTCATCAAGCTTAGCAAAATCTTTATGATGTAACTCCTTCAATCCTTGCTTTACTGCTTTCAGCTTAGTCCACACCTTGAACATGGCTCCACCCCTTGGACAGGACACATCCCATCCCTTTTTAACTACATCAAGGAACAGAACATGATCAGCCATATagttaaaaaatttaaagggtCTACTCCCCCCTCCCATATGAATATTGCAAGACATAACCAGAGGTGAGTGATCAGATATTCCTGGAGGCAAATAATCCACCACAGCATCAACAAACTTAGAATGCCACAAAGCATTAGCAATGGCCCTATCTATTCTGGAACAGATTCTCAAGTTACCTTGCCCCTTATTGCTCCAAGAATAGTAACTCCCACAACTCTTAAGCTCAGCCAACCCTGCAGCATCCATACAACTATCAAAATCCTTAGTTTCCCCTTCTGTAACTGCATTGCCATTTACTCTATCAGCAGCTAATAAAACTGCATTGAAATCCCCCATGACAAGCCAAGGACAATTAACAGTACTACTGAAAGCAGTGATCTCTCTCCACATTGGTCTTCTAGTATCAACAGAGTGCAAACCATACACAGCTGAAAATAAAGCATCAAACAATCCATTCTTAGTAGCAACATGACAGTGAACACAAAATTCAGTTTTTTGGATAAGCTGAACTGACACCAATGCATGCTTCCAACCAATCCATATCCTTCCCCTAGGAGAGTGCTCATAATTCATAATCCACTGCCACCCAACCCCTATTTTCTTCTGAATTTTACAACTATTCTTCTCCTGAACTTTAGTTTCTAACAAAGCTACAACACTAATGTTATTACTAGctaaaaacttttttatttcAACTACTTTAATGGGATCATTCAATCCCCTCACATTCCAGGTACTAATATTCATGGTGGATCAATTGGGAATTCCACTCCATCACTACCAGCAACCAATTCCTCCCCATTCAAATGGACTTCAGCAAGCCCCACAGTCTGAGCTGGAGTTCTAATATCTCTTCTTCTCCTTGAAACAACTCTCCACCCTTCATCAAGCACTGGAGCAATTGGAGTAAAAGGCTTATCATAAACAGATAACTCTCCATTCTCCCCATCATCCTCTTGTATAGCATCATTAGCAGTCAACTCATCAGTAGTTTGTGGTTCAACATTTGGTTGCACTGCTTTAGGTTTCCACGCCTTCACAACCTTCTTTCTCTGAACATCAGCTGGCCTAAATCTTGTGGTATTGACTCTTGTCTGAGTACAGTCATGCCCCACAATCTTACACTTCTGGCAATAAGGAGGTAGCCATTCAAACTCAACCACCTGTTTATCAATGTTACCCATAGGGTCCTGAATATGCACAGATTTAGGCAAGTCACCAGTTACATCCACCTCAATAAGAATTCGAGCAAATGAAATTCTTTGCTGTTTAGAAGTACATTCATCAGCATATAGAGGATCTCCAAGCAAACTCCCTATTCTGCTCAATGAATCACCCCCCCAACAGCTCAATGGTAAGTTAGGCAACCTAATCCACACTGGTACTACCCTCAATATTTCCTCCTGGAAATTAAAACTTGCTGTCCAAGGTTTAACAATCATAGGTTTGCCAAAGAACATATGAGGACCAGCCACCAGAACTGATTCCTTATCCTTCTTTGACTGGAATTTGATTACAAAATAGCCCTCATCATGGAGGAAAATCTGAGGTTTATCCACTTGGTGCCATTCTTTTGCAATGAATCTCAAAATAGACCCAATCGACGGTTTTTCCCCAACTACATACATGACAACTGCATTTCCCCATAGATCATTCATTTTTTGTATCTCATGCTTATCAAGTACAGCTATGGGTTTACCATCACAGACTGTGGGAGCAATAAAATTCAACGCAAAACCTTTAGAAGGGAGTGAACTACTTTTAAATAGACTCACCCATGGTTTTGGTTCCATATCCAATCGCCTTTGAGCTGGCTGCGCACCATTCATCTCACACTCTGTTTCTGTACGGACATCCTCTGTTTTCTGGGCTGGATCTACACCTGGGTTCTCCTTCCTCACACTCTGGCGGTGCATTTCCTTGAGTGCAGCATTAACACTTCTCACCAGGAGGTCCACCCTATCCTTTCCCACCACCATTCGATGGCTATCTTCGTAAAACTCTTCCAGAGCTTCAACCAGCGATGGCGGTCGATTTACATCAGTACGCACTGACCGCGACCAACCAGCCGAGTCCTGGTAAGCTTGAGAGTTGTCTAGACGTTCCATCGACGGCAGCATATGGTCAGAATGAGGCAGCGTAACTGGTGTCACCAAACCCGCACTAACCCGAGGTTCATCAGGAATGGGTATTTGTTTTCTGAGTTGGTTCTGGTTCTTAGGCCTCGAAACTTCTTGATGAAGAAGAGAAGAGGCTTCCTCATTCACTTGAGCAATCTCAAGCTTCTGTGTTTTCTTCTTCCTCGCCATTTTCAAGATTGGCGCACGTTAGTAAGAAACCTTAACGTACACCACACCATGAGAGAGAAGATACGCCAGCACTTGCAACAACCAAATCTGCccaaacccagaaaatcaaattcaaaatcaaatcatcttttaattaaaatactgtagaaataaaaaaaataggggGAAACTAACTGGTATGATTCCACTTGATGGAGTTAACTTGGCAACCGGGAGATGGGGTGTAATTGAGAGAGCAAGGATCGTCGGACTTGACCGAAGCATGGTGGAGACGACGGTGATGGCAGACGGCTGAGAagtaggaggagagagaaagtggcgAGGTTTGAAATGAGAAGCGAAGACGGCGAACGGTTTGAGAGGCGATGgagttgagaggagagagagggtgtggagggaggctacatcgctggtaaccagcgACACAATTACCCCATATCCGGGGTAAAATGGTAATTTTCTctcatgagttgaaaagtcaaataaaGTACTATATATATGAGCAACAATGACAGTAATTAGttcaacaatgacagtattttaatacaacaatgacagtatttattcaaacgatgacaatacttatataacacttgtatacatacttttgcccattcatttaatatgcaacacttttatccattcatttaagtggtctctttactttttatatttcattacagttgtatacataatttcctttttttgggtgattgtgacagtattttaatgcaacaatgacaatatatatacaacaatgacaatacttatattagaaatgacagtatataacaagttaacaacaattttacacatttatttaaaGGTGGGCCATGTTTCcaaatttttgtattttttaaaatGGGTATGGGGTCCTTATTTcgctggttaccagcgatgtagccTCCCTCAGAGGGTGTGCGGTCAAACATAATTCCTAGGGTTTAAGATGAAAGATGGGGGGTTAGATTAGAGTTGAGGGTATTATCGTACATTCCTAGGTGAACACGAAAAGTGTATTTACTCATTTACCCTCAGCTCTTGGCTTATATGATAGAGATGAACTACTACATATTAGACATAAGTAAGCTAACACGGATAAAGCCAGTTTTGTTAGGGTTTCTATTGCATCACCTAAATTTAGTTATGGTTCAAATTTAGACCACACAATCGAGTGTGAGTTGAAATGAAAAATACCCCCTATGTCCCAAAGTTATAGTTCTGTTTTCCTAATCggacgtcccaaaattatagtaaTGTTTCTAttttgtccatttaattattcacttttcatgtactatattaattaaaaatgcattgaaaacaCAACAAAACAATAAACATGCGTTGTATTCCAGTTTCTCATGGAAACCAATTATCAATGTATTAAATTTCACTTTCCCATTTACTATATttacacttttcttaaaactCGTGTTTTTAGTTAGACATGGATGAAACCTACCCTTTACAATTCAAGGAaaacttttactttttttttaatggtCAACGAATAAATGGATGAGATATACCCTTTACAATTCAAGGAAGATTTAGAAGTGTTATATTAACCACAACTAACTTTCTACGCACATGATATGTGCTTGTAATTTGAATGCACATACAATAATACCATGTACTTAATTGGTGAATTGCTTCTTGCCCtttatattgattttttttctagCTTTACTATTTGGTTTTtttgataaatattttttaGTTGATTCCCTTTTATGTTATAAAATAAAGCAAAAATTGCATTAAATAATACAACCTTTACACGAATTTCTGTTAATAATctaaaattttgattattatttatTGATTCATCCTTTGCacccattaacttttattaaaCCCAAATGACCGAGAACTGGCCAATGAGATTAactttctatttatttttaccCTCCTTCCGCCTTCATAGCCTTCTCCCCATTtcctcatatatatatatatatatatatatatatatatatatatatatatatatatatatatatatatatatatatatagaatcgggatccggtgagaaccatcccttaagatgagaactgagaactaatctcatCCCTCAATCAATTTAATCTAACGGCCCTTATCTCGCCCGACCAAGTAAAAAAATAAGGGTAATATGGTAACTTCGCATGCCTGAATGAcctcccctttttttttttttttccagattttcagatttaatttctctctcttccttctgTTTTCTCTTTTCTCGTCCAAATCCTCTGCGATTTTTTCAgccttctcttttctcttttctcGTCCAAATCCTCTGCGATTTTTTCAGCCTTCTCTTTTCTCCTTCCTCTTCTTTCTTCTTCCATTTTTGCACTCAGATTCGTCTTTTCCTCTCCACTATGGAACTCGAAGTCTTCGATCTTCCTCCAGTGCTTCCTCGCCTAGTATATGCGGAGATTTACAATTGAGGTTAGTGTTTTGGtggttgattttgattttttagggtttacaTTGAGGTTTTTGTGTTTTATATGTTCGAATTAGGGTATTCTTTTCCCAGATATTCAATTTAATttgaacaaaattttaatttgattgaaaaattTATTCAAATGGTTTAGCATGTTAATTAGGGGTTTTTTTTATAAGTTTGTTGATTGTGCTATTTTTTCGAATTAGAATAGTTGCAACTCGGACAATATGGATAGTAAAGATAAATGATTTGTGTTTTGTTATTTTTCGATTTGATGTTGATATTTACTAATTTGAACTTAAATTATAACTTCATTTTGGTATGATTTGCTGAATATTTGTAGAACTTTTTTTGAGAGAATTAACACAATTGTCTATTAAATGAATTACACTAGTGTACTACGTAGTTTAATTTGGTTTTAGTTGAATTTTTCTTTGTGCTTCAATGATGCTGGTTGATTCCTTGAATGATTCTATGGTCTCTGGTGGCAGCAGAGATGTTGTTGCAGATCAGTTGAGGGTGGTATGCTGCCAGTGATTGACTGCTAGGCAGTTGTTCTGGTCTATTTGTCTTCTCTTAGCGGTGTTGTGTTTGTGGTGTTGGCGTATTGCAGCAGGGGGTAGTGGTTGTCACTAAAATGATATATAATATTCATTTTGATTCTAATTTTAGGTTGTTATGTGTTCGTTACAATGAGCATCTGCTACGATCTCTGTTAGATTATCAATTTTCTTTTACTTATTAGTTCCATTCTAGTAAAATGAAATCGAAGGTCTGACAGGATTTAAATCCTGTAACAAAGACCTTGACTTTGTGATGGGAAGAATGTGGTGGAGGGAAAATACTCTAGAAGAGCCTTTACTCTGGATTGGCTGGAAATCTTACAAGAGTCCTTCGGTATGAATCTTTTTACGCTTGTCTTACGTAACATCAACTATAAATGACTATTGGTTAACATGTTTTATATCTACAGTGATTTGGATTAAATTCTACAAACAAAAAAAGATATCCCTTGCATGACAAACACCATAATATTACTTCTTAAGTGATAACTAGTGGGTTTCTTACCATTTTGCTTGTCCACTTTTCAGAATGTGATTTCATATAATATCTAATCATATATGGACTGTGTTCTTGTTGTAAGCCCTACGTATGTCTGAGATCATGATTCCTCTCTTATAATTTCTGAATTCTATAAGAACTTGATCTCTTTTGGAGTTCACATTCGAACTTGCTTGGTCGTGAAAAACCGTTATCTTTTGTGTCAAGTCTACTTCACTTCAGAGGTAtaattgtgaaggaaataatgcccttggtctaagtatgcatataatattaagtctaataaatgtggttcagtattaattaacaagttaataaattcagtgagatcaagtgagctgaatgcctagctagaggccgcttcagttcaagtggaattaattatattaatccacagcttactcttgactgaacccgtagggtcacacaaatagtacgtaaacggatcaagtatttaatgacattaaatactccatctatggatattcggaatcgacggatcttggtttcagtgggagctaagatcgtcaaaggcaagcaaatgaatactccggaaacgatgatattgccggaaacggaaatatggatcgtatcggaaatataaatattatccaagtcgtagatgttgccggaaacggaaacatggtacgtatcggaaaatattaatggaaatggaaatattgccggaatcggaaatattaaatattgttcgtatcggaaataaattccggaatcgggaatttaatcggaagcgcatcgtacgaattagcatcggacgaggcttgctagacgaaggcccaacacgaagccaggcccgcgcccggcaagccaagcgcccaacacgaagctgccAGAGCCTCGCCAggaccagcgcaaggccaggcccaacaaggccatgaggcgcgcgcgggctgatgctcgtgggctgcgagcagcgcctgctcgtgtgggccgtaaggcctgcgcgggtttgtGCGATGCTTGTAGTCGTGCACGCTCGTGTtcataacgaatcctaatcctatcggaattcgtgcattgattaaatcctaatcctaaaagattaaatttattatttagagttctattaggattctaattaataaatccatatcctagtaggattataattcctttccataaactctataaataagggcctagggtcacatatttaacagatgattattgaagtattcaaaggtaagatttttaagcaaaaatcagtcagacacttgcaacccaaaatagccgaaaatcctaagtaaccttaagggcgattctagttggtcaatcttaaggcggatccggacgtgctgtggactatctacggagggacgacacttggagtcctaaagacttgttcttgttcggttcgggcgcagctagggagggcacgctacaaagtgtatgtatctgaattatgctaaatgattatgtataaataatatgtttcctggctttatggtttttccgcatgatttatgtttattcatatgtatcataacctaacaaattgcATCAAAAATAATGTTATTGAGCTAATCTTCACAAGTAATCAGGGCCTTTACTTTTGAATTAGTTTGATATACTTTGTTAGGTTTTTGCTTTACTTTTATTCTATTTGAAaacactagcctactagctcaattggtagagcattgtgcaaatgcacaaaaaaTGTGGGTTCTaatcccacgtaggttaatttacttttgagtttcctttatttacttttgagtctatattgtttacttttgagtttatattatctacttttgagtttatattatttatttcttaGATTTTTGAATTACTTCagaatatttccttcaccttgaAGCTAGTTAAAGGGTTGTTGGGTTCTTTTTGGAGTTGGCATACGGGTTGTTCAGTGAAATGACAAAGGTACTCATCTATGTGCTATTTGATGATCTTTACTtttgaattgattttatttACTATTACGGGTTCTTTATctacttttatttaaaattgaacaaaaagtaAAATATATGAGTGTATTCTTATTACTCCTAGTCTCCTACTCTATCTTTAAATAATTTCACAGGCTTTCCTATAATTTCCTTTTACTTCCACTTCTTATAGAACTGAAAGCCTGCATCTTCTACAGAGGGTGAACCTGAGCGAGAAGAGCTTGAGTAGATGTTTTCCAACGCATTGTCAATGAAAGTCAGTCTCCTCTTTGCAGAAGCGTGAAGTAGAGTTATGAAACCAGTCTCCTCCTTGCAGAAGCGTTAAGTGAAGTTATGATAACTACtccaataattattattacagCAGCTGCTATCGCAACAATGGATGAGATACTGAGAACATTTTGATGATCTAATATTCTCTCTAACTCGTTATTTCCATGCATATGGTGTGGATATGCATTgggatttttgaaatttttttgatttacttttgagaatttttaatttacttttgagttaatattatttacttttgaagCTAGAAGTTGTCAAATTCAAAAACTACAGCCCTTGGTGAAATTGCTTGTTGTTGCCAGTCTGCACTCTACCCGTTTTGGTTCTgcatattttttatatattctgCAGTTAGTTGTTCTTGTTTATGCAGTCTTCTATTCGATGATTACTTACTTTCGAATTAATTCTATTTACTTTAACAAGTTATATATCTAAATTTTCAATTGAACAAAATGCAAAGTGTATGATACTGTCCTAACTATTCCTATTGTATGGTAAGATACCAAGATAccactagcctactagctcaattggtaggTAGAGAATTGTGAAAATGCAAAAATGTGGGTTCGAACCCCACGTAGGTTCATCTTTACTTTTTGCattcttttatttacttttcgTTTGAAAACCTTTACTTTGGTCTCCATATACTCCAATAATTGGAGTTTCTATGTTATCAAAATACTTTCGAAAATTTTCTACTTCAATTTTGAGTTTTTCTAATTAGAGTTTACTTCTGCGTTTAATTAGttttttacttattcatttactttttgtattgttttatttacttttcaTATGAAATCATTTACTTTGACATACACTCGTGTACTTCTATTTTATAATTTATCTCACCTTGTAGAGAGATGAAAGTCAATGACCGAGAGTTTTGTATAATTGAGCTCATCACGTAGGTCTTGGCTGCTACAAGTTTCATGTACTTACTGTACATAGGCTTTGAACATACTTTGATTTACTATTGATttattatgatttacttttgagtttcttttatttactttgaAAATCCTTGTACTTACTTtagaattgttttttttttttaaaaaaatacttctagagacaacctatgtaggaatcgaacctacatcccctatgcatttgcatagtgctctaccagttgagctaataggttttcaAAAAACATTTAAGAGAAAAATACAAGTGATGTAACTGCATCATTTTGCAAATGAAAAGTGAACAAACAGACATAAGCACCAACTAAGCACCAACTAAACAACAGAGGAGAACTGTACACTCCGGAGCAGTGGAAACAACCCCAAAATCCAGCTCTGCACCCCCAGATTTAGAACAGACACAAAAAAGACCAGCAGAAACAAATGACAGCAGCAGAGAACAACATAAAACACCATCATCTTTACGAATTTACTTCTGAGCCTATTTGATTTACTTCTACCAAGTTTCTGTCTACTttttaaaataagagaaaatacTACTTTATGAGAGACTATTTCAGGCAACTTACCTATGCAAACTTGTACTTGACGCAGGGTAGTAATATGATAAACAAAAATACCTCCAGAAATAAATTTCATCACCGTAAAGAACAAACTCCCAACAATTTCTTGAGCTACTAGTCAATTTTACTCCCCTTAACTTATAGAAAACATAACTGATGCATCCATCCAATTAGCATAACCATCTCTTGTAACTCCAAGATCTATCATTTAGAATATTTACTTTTAAGCTTAATTAATCTACTTTTACGCAttgtttatttacttttaagcaCCAATTTATCCCATTCCATCAGATTTTGATTTGTGGAAGCCCCCAGcagtacaacaagaaaaggAAAATGTTTAAGCTCGCACGAGTTACATATACATAGTTACATACCAGCAAAAGATATGCATTTTCAACTTGAAAATTTTCACTACAGAATGTATGATGCAGTTTAGTAAAGCACAGGTTTTGAGCAAAACAAACGAGTTATACCTGCTCAAGAATGAACTGGATTAATGCCTCGATCTTAAGACCTCTGTGCATCATCCCTTGGATAGTTGGCAAACGAGGATCATCCCATCCGTAAACTCTACCATTTTTCACAAACCACAGATGTACGCTTGCTCATAAGCATAGACCATACACAGTCTGCTAAACTcataaaaatacaattttttaaATCCCATATCCTCCTGGATCAAGTGATACTGATGATCCCGATCATTGTATTCATTTGACCGAAGTACATGTGCTATGCCTTCCGAATTATCAACAGACGGACCTGCAAAGTCATAAGTTGGGTACAGTTTATACTTGGACCATCACCTACCTTAGCACACAGGCACACAGCCTCCCAAAAACCACCAAGATACACCACAACTTTACTGCATCCACACATTATCAGGTCTGACACAACGACTACAGCAACTAGACGCTTCCAACAGCTCTGAACCTAGTCCCAAGATTGTTTCTAAGCCACCAACACTTACAATTTTAGTTACTTTATCAGTTTTTGTAACCACTCCTCTTAATTATCAACTATCATTCCAATGGAACCTAATAAATTTCAGACAACCACAAAAGTGCATAGTACAAACCATTTACAGCAAGCACTATCAAAAGGCTTCATAATCTACAGATTTAGGTTACTTATGAGTCTATCTGATTTACATTAACTAAATTTCTGTCTACTTTCTAAAACATCTGAAGGACATGAAACAATAATTGTTGAAGCAATTTTACTAGCAATTTGGTAGTAAAATAGAATAAGATAGTTGACTTAAAAACCAAAAAAGAAACTCAAACGACAAAACAGAAGTAGTAGAGACCTGGAAAAATAATGAGTGCTAGCAGCCTTGGCGACACCTCCAGCAAATCCAAACCTTCAATTAAGCCCAAAATTGTTGAAGAAACCAGCATAATTGCTCTCGGAAACCTGATTCGAGGATCATAGAGAAGTTAAATCAATGAATCAAGTATTTACTTCAAATTAAACTCAGACTAATTTTCTATGAAAACGGAAGAAGTTTAAAAACCTTTAAATCGAATCTCTTATCCATATCGatcaaattcaattcaataaaATTCAAGCTGAAAATCGACAATAAAAATTCATCAAAGTATCGTAGAAGAAACAATTTACAGAAATTAAAAACCTAGAAATCGAATTGAACCAAATTAGCACCATTTACCTCTATGTTTGAGAAATTTTGGATGGAATTCACCAAGTTATGGTCGAATCGACAACTAGTTTGAGATGAACTTGCACATTTAAGCTAAATTTGAACTTTCGTTTTGGAATTAGGGAGAGAAAAATGGTCTCGTTGGTTagaagtagagagagaaagagtttaCAAAATGAGCGGGTAAAGATTCAATTGCAGTCGTTTGTTAATAGGTTCTAATCTCAACCgttcgttttgttttaatccaACGATTATCAaaggttctcattataaggagGTTCTTATCTTAAGCcaggttctcaccagaaccttttatatatatatatatatatatatatatatatatatatatatatatatatacattaaCCTATATAGGCTTTTCTGTTCTCTCCTCCCTTCCCGCTTGAAGTTACTACTCAATAGAAGACTTCTTCAACTTCAAACAATTAGACCCTTTAGAGCTACTCCTCAGTAGGGTATAATTTTTATTAGGCATTGAAAAAGAAGTTTAGtaaatttgttgattttgggcttaatgaattaattattgattggaaaattttgaattttagaaACAATTATACATGTCCAAGATTTTGCTAAGAATCTTAATCTATGCCAAGATTGGTCTTCGTATTTCTTTTGAAGACCAATATTGGTCTTGGTAATTTAAAAAAGCCAACAAATGAAGGGAATGGGAAGATGCAAGGTGGATACTGCGTGTGGTGGACGACGCCCAAAAGGTGTGACGAAGGCAAGTGGATTCCGGTGGAAGGGATGGGCAGTGGCGACATAGAtgatttgtaacaccccgacaattctctcttttctaaaataaccttttaatacaaaacgtagagaattatcaaggcattatctcccgtgtgaaaacgtaacgtcttattcagaattttgcagcgaaaaacataataactaactttaagtttataaatagtcAACTACGGAATTAACTCCAAAACCAACCAATAAAAATAAGTCAACATAACTAAATAAACCAAGTCCAAGTCTACTTAAAACAGGCCAGACAAAACCAAAGTCAAACTTAAAGTATACTTAATAACTACACAAGCTCTCCAAATCTCGAACCCAGTggtgcatcatcttcaaacctgtaaatGGACGATGCTTATTGGTCCCTAGAGaatgctcaccaaaatgggtcatcacaggctCAATAAGGCAtggccatgatcaacatgcacaagaaaaaacacgtaatcaacaaagctgagtactacatactaaataaataaataaatattcctaataggatactaataaaacataagtaaggacaaccaaaacatattaacttgaagaacaaatttgactagactagactagaaTTTTATAGCATTAATATTATTGTAATtggaatagtcaatggaccgagttgtctaaTTAGAacccttcactaaggaagacgaggtacgggcgcgactccgtaaccccaatgacctgcgatatcgatgaaccttttaaataaaatagaacGCGGTGATCTATCCGGTCTCAGAAAAATCCACGGgataccaccatgaaccccaactcctgat encodes:
- the LOC130471659 gene encoding uncharacterized protein; translated protein: MNISTWNVRGLNDPIKVVEIKKFLASNNISVVALLETKVQEKNSCKIQKKIGVGWQWIMNYEHSPRGRIWIGWKHALVSVQLIQKTEFCVHCHVATKNGLFDALFSAVYGLHSVDTRRPMWREITAFSSTVNCPWLVMGDFNAVLLAADRVNGNAVTEGETKDFDSCMDAAGLAELKSCGSYYSWSNKGQGNLRICSRIDRAIANALWHSKFVDAVVDYLPPGISDHSPLVMSCNIHMGGGSRPFKFFNYMADHVLFLDVVKKGWDVSCPRGGAMFKVWTKLKAVKQGLKELHHKDFAKLDERIEGLRADLGQIQIQLASCPTDSNVQQSERDCSETLKKFLHIQESAYRQKARIQWLQVGDSNSKFFFSAMKERIARNSIDILYDDSGKKLSTTQEIQEEVSSFYKKLIGTAASSLMGVDVGVVRKGKQLSAADAEMLVVPVSDAEIDAAIKVCSFLKLGRL